In one window of Hymenobacter nivis DNA:
- the lpdA gene encoding dihydrolipoyl dehydrogenase gives MNQYDVTVIGSGPGGYVAAIRCAQLGFKTALIEKYPTLGGTCLNVGCIPSKALLDSTEHYHNAHTTFKEHGIELKDLAVNMNQMMDRKGGVVKANVDGIVYLMKKNKIDVLAGVGSFVDKNHIIIAPTGGGEAQTIETKNVIIATGSKPTVLPFIQQDKQRIITSTEALTIREVPKHFVVIGGGVIGLEMASIYARIGAKVSVVEYMDSLIPNMDLSLGKELKRVLGKIGIQFYMSHKVTGATRTGDVVTVTATTPKGEELKLEGDYCLVAVGRSPYTAGLNLEAAGVQMEERGRIKVDAHLQTNVPGIYAIGDVVRGAMLAHKAEEEGTFVAETIAGQKPHINYLLIPGVVYTWPEVAGVGYTEEQLKEQGKAYKTGSFPFKASGRARASGDTDGFVKVLADKTTDEILGVHMIGPRIADLIAEAVTAMEFRASAEDVARMSHAHPTYAEAMKEACMAATDNRAIHM, from the coding sequence ATGAATCAGTACGACGTTACGGTAATCGGTAGCGGCCCCGGCGGCTACGTGGCGGCCATTCGCTGCGCCCAGTTGGGCTTCAAAACCGCTCTGATCGAGAAATACCCCACCCTGGGCGGCACCTGCCTCAACGTGGGCTGCATTCCGAGCAAAGCCCTGCTCGACAGCACTGAGCATTACCACAATGCGCACACCACGTTCAAGGAGCACGGCATCGAGCTGAAAGACTTGGCGGTGAATATGAACCAGATGATGGACCGCAAGGGCGGCGTGGTGAAAGCCAACGTGGACGGCATTGTCTACTTGATGAAAAAGAACAAAATCGACGTGCTGGCCGGTGTTGGCTCGTTCGTCGATAAAAACCATATCATCATCGCGCCCACCGGCGGCGGTGAGGCCCAAACCATTGAAACCAAGAACGTCATCATCGCCACCGGTTCGAAGCCCACGGTACTGCCGTTCATCCAGCAAGACAAGCAGCGCATCATCACCAGCACCGAGGCCCTCACCATCCGCGAAGTGCCCAAGCACTTCGTCGTGATTGGCGGCGGCGTGATTGGCCTGGAAATGGCCTCGATTTACGCCCGCATCGGCGCCAAGGTGTCGGTGGTGGAGTACATGGACAGCCTTATCCCAAACATGGACTTATCCCTGGGTAAGGAGCTCAAGCGCGTCCTGGGCAAAATCGGCATTCAGTTCTACATGAGCCACAAAGTAACCGGCGCCACCCGCACCGGCGACGTGGTGACCGTGACGGCCACCACGCCTAAGGGCGAGGAGCTGAAGCTGGAAGGCGACTACTGCCTCGTGGCCGTGGGCCGCTCGCCCTACACGGCGGGCCTGAACCTGGAAGCCGCCGGCGTGCAGATGGAAGAGCGCGGCCGCATCAAGGTCGACGCGCATTTGCAAACCAACGTGCCCGGCATCTACGCCATCGGCGATGTGGTGCGCGGGGCCATGCTGGCCCACAAGGCCGAGGAAGAAGGCACGTTTGTGGCCGAAACCATCGCCGGCCAGAAGCCGCACATCAACTACCTGCTCATCCCCGGCGTGGTGTACACCTGGCCCGAAGTGGCCGGCGTGGGCTACACCGAGGAGCAGCTGAAGGAGCAGGGCAAGGCCTACAAAACGGGCTCGTTCCCCTTCAAAGCCAGCGGCCGCGCCCGCGCCAGCGGCGACACCGACGGCTTCGTGAAGGTGCTGGCCGACAAGACCACCGACGAAATCCTGGGCGTGCACATGATCGGGCCCCGCATCGCCGACCTCATCGCCGAGGCCGTGACGGCCATGGAGTTCCGCGCCTCCGCCGAGGACGTGGCCCGCATGAGCCACGCCCACCCCACCTACGCCGAGGCCATGAAGGAAGCCTGCATGGCCGCGACGGATAACCGCGCCATCCACATGTAA